One Panicum virgatum strain AP13 chromosome 3N, P.virgatum_v5, whole genome shotgun sequence DNA segment encodes these proteins:
- the LOC120666457 gene encoding uncharacterized protein LOC120666457: protein MAEMVGSAAAEEILKQVFSGLIGKQQHQEGRDEQEHHMERLEMAQLKLETAIETSCRWQIKDASLLRWRKKLKRAARECDDTLRGFRQRAAEDEAREQEARGSSFPRRWAHATKSLVTAFFSRDSSSSAVRRFERLADGAGEFLRFAELGGTPRRYMFADPLIGHLLAGQELRYRLVRRGQYHLFCVRPVRLGEDRGMEAKLLFLYEDDEAPEKNLCLGSILRLSESTDIVGTIVKFLDLLVVAPHFKPAAESVSKELAKLPTQDFWWVPYVDSSHSSHKKHWNSIHSSMTQWFRPNPLCCKLQHELKLRPSSSSSSMQLSDVADLEPVIEVALQRLIPLSEYNEDRSKAAEGETSCLKNVPHLKIELLLAPHGSSEGLLPSAESSATEVIDGAEQGGAHTNIGLEQLDEFMLPKAIDCLRRKAEATAYQVSWKSRHGVAFLLVEKTGLTKMPPRHITGVRDRRLMIQRRRDPKLKKWVQLVKDFLKLWVAHAPRKLQSSIVEWIQEVDERQLACQAN, encoded by the coding sequence ATGGCGGAGATGGTCGGTTCTGCGGCTGCGGAGGAGATACTGAAGCAGGTCTTTTCTGGTCTGATTGGCAAGCAGCAGCACCAAGAGGGAAGAGATGAGCAGGAGCATCACATGGAGAGGCTGGAGATGGCGCAGCTCAAGCTGGAGACCGCGATCGAGACATCTTGCAGATGGCAGATCAAGGACGCGTCGCTGCTACGCTGGCGCAAGAAGCTCAAGCGCGCAGCTCGGGAGTGCGACGACACGCTGCGCGGCTTCAGGCAGCGTGCCGCCGAAGACGAAGCCAGAGAGCAAGAGGCGAGGGGCTCCTCCTTCCCCAGGCGCTGGGCTCATGCCACCAAGTCACTCGTCACGGCTTTCTTCAGCCGTGACAGCAGCTCCTCGGCTGTTCGAAGGTTCGAGAGGCtcgccgacggcgccggcgagttCCTGAGGTTCGCGGAGCTCGGCGGCACGCCGCGCCGGTACATGTTCGCCGACCCGCTCATCGGGCACCTCCTCGCCGGCCAGGAGCTCCGGTACAGACTCGTACGGAGAGGCCAGTACCATCTGTTCTGCGTGCGCCCGGTTCGCCTGGGGGAGGACCGTGGGATGGAGGCCAAGCTCCTCTTCTTGTACGAGGACGACGAGGCGCCGGAGAAGAACCTGTGCCTGGGCTCCATACTGCGGCTCTCCGAGAGCACGGACATAGTTGGCACCATCGTCAAGTTCCTGGACCTGCTGGTGGTGGCTCCTCATTTCAAGCCCGCAGCTGAGTCTGTCAGCAAGGAGCTCGCCAAGCTGCCGACGCAGGACTTCTGGTGGGTACCGTATGTTGACTCCAGCCACTCCAGCCACAAGAAGCACTGGAACAGCATCCACAGCAGCATGACCCAGTGGTTTCGCCCAAACCCACTGTGCTGCAAGCTGCAGCATGAGCTGAAGCTGAGgccctcctccagcagcagcagtatgcAACTGTCAGATGTGGCTGATCTAGAACCAGTCATCGAAGTGGCCCTGCAGCGCCTCATCCCACTGTCCGAGTACAACGAGGACAGGAGCAAAGCTGCCGAAGGCGAGACCAGTTGCCTCAAGAACGTGCCGCATCTGAAgatcgagctcctcctcgccccCCATGGCTCCTCCGAAGGTCTGCTCCCCTCCGCGGAGAGCTCGGCGACCGAGGTGATCGACGGCGCGGAGCAGGGTGGTGCGCACACCAACATCGGCCTCGAGCAGCTGGACGAGTTCATGCTGCCCAAGGCGATCGACTGCCTCCGCAGGAAGGCCGAGGCGACGGCGTACCAGGTGTCCTGGAAGTCCAGGCACGGCGTGGCGTTCCTTCTGGTCGAGAAGACAGGCCTGACGAAGATGCCGCCGAGACACATCACAGGGGTCCGGGACAGGAGGCTCATGATCCAGCGACGCCGTGACCCCAAGCTAAAGAAATGGGTGCAGCTTGTCAAAGACTTCCTGAAACTGTGGGTTGCGCATGCTCCTCGGAAGCTTCAGAGCTCGATCGTGGAATGGATTCAGGAGGTGGATGAAAGGCAGCTAGCATGCCAGGCGAACTAG